In the Dioscorea cayenensis subsp. rotundata cultivar TDr96_F1 unplaced genomic scaffold, TDr96_F1_v2_PseudoChromosome.rev07_lg8_w22 25.fasta BLBR01001033.1, whole genome shotgun sequence genome, CTAATACTGATACATTGATAGGGCATATTGGCACAAAGACTTACAATCCAGAGCTCCTTTTGCATGGCGTCTTCAAGTTCTAAACTTTGCTGTGAAATGTGAATTCAAAAGCCACTTAACATGGTTTAGGTATGAACACAATCTAGTCACACTATTATTGTCAAATGTCAACCTGCATATAACATTTCCACCTTAAAAGATTGGAATGCCTTTGTAGAGCATAAAATTTGGCTTTCGCTGCTGAATTGTAACTCaccaaacaaaatttaagttttatatgGTTCCTTTGGGCAACCGTGAATGACAAAACTACTCACTCACAGTGTGAGTTATTATACACAAATCCATTACCAATTCAAGTACCTGGTGCTGTCAAGCAAAAGTTGCCAAAGACTTGTGCATGGTGGCATGGGTTGACAAATAATGTTGTCTCACAAAACCACTCTCCAAATTCAAAGTATACTACCAGGCCACCTAAACCATCAAAAACTCATTCCTTCAAGTCATGATTTTTACTTGTGAATACAAAAATTCAcctatgtgaaaaaaaaataataataagttgcATATAAAGGTGAAAAGGTCATACAAAGTATTTGATTGTTGAACCATGATTACTTACAAAAATCATTGTTGAAGAGCATATATGGATGTCATCATAATAGAACTAAGCTTTTCAGCAATAgatttatcaagtttaagttGACAAATGATACTCTTTTTCGCTTTTGAAACATATTTGACACTTCCAATTAGTACAAATAATCCTACACATAAAATTAAGATAGTCACTCACATCATAACACTAACAAAATATATGGTTTCTTCAAAACCTCAAAATATAGTGAAAAAGGCCTATCCTTGAATATAAATGTGTGAGCTCTAtctaaatgaaagaaaatggaTAATGTATTGCGAACTTCTATGGGAAAAGAAGATTCATGGAGTGTAGAGTTCTCCTAACATCAAAATGCTCTTCAAAAGGCCTAACAATCTATATCAGAAATAACAACCAGACCTTTTCAGTCAGGTTTTGCAAGTCATTATTTATATGACTGATGTTTATTCTATTAAACATCTTTGTTGACCTGAGTGCTTAGACGATAATGAGATGCAGTTAAATGAATGAACGCATAAATGAAATACTAGAATCCTCTATAGGCAACTCTAATGCTCATAATTTGGCACAAAAATTGGAAAACCTAACTACTGCAAACTAAAACCTAAGAGTAGCCATTATTTGTATCAATAAGAGTCAACAACTTAATAGAAGTAACTGCAAAACTTACCATATGGTTTCAAAGAATGTGATCTTACCATACAAGCCCAACACTAGTAATCATTGATGATTCTTATTCACAACAAATACTACATAGATTTAACATGAAGACAACAATGCAAGAAAAACTCAACTTGGGAACAAGCAAAAAGCATTCATATAATGTAAATCAAGCCCTGACCAGCAATTCTCACATGACACTAGAGACAGAATGCTTTAGTTCCAATACAGACAACACACAATAAGAATCCTTTGATCTTTTGTAAACCCAGCAATAACAATTATTGAAGATTCTTATTTGCAACAAACACCATATAGATTAACAATGAAAGACACAACTCAAGAACAAGccaaaataataaagaagaaagcaTTCATATTGACGTAAATCTAAGCCTAAACAACATACATCAACCTTCTAGTTCCACAGAATATCATGTGAAAAATAGGAGCACAAGCATAACATGATAGTAGATAGATAATCCTTATAGTTCCCTTACAGACAACACAATAAGCAAATGGTTCAGTAAAATAGGATTCACCACAATTAATGACTTTTACTATGAATTACACATTCATGAGATGACATAGAAAAGGATCACTAAGACCAAAGATGATACACAAACAAAGTAAACCTGACAACTTGAAAGGAAAGAACTTGTTTGAGTAACAGAACATAGTTACCAATCACCTTGCCGAATAGATCATACCCTCCTGTGATCTTTGCTCTTCTTGTCAATTCGGCCCTTCTCCTTCCTAACCCTTGAATCCTCTTTATCTGAACTATCACTCTCATAACTACTATCCGAAGCAGCTCTCCTCCCCCTTCGTCGCTCTGATCTATGAGACCGCTTCCGATCACCTGCCGGTTCATCATCACTATCAGACTCACTTGCAGATGCATCCCTCCTCCTATTCCTTCTCTTACATCGGTGGCGACGCCGCCTATCTGATTCCTCATCAGATTCATCAGAGTCTTCGTTCTTCTTATGGCTcctcttcttcctatctttccTACTCTTCCTGTGCCTCCGCTTCcgatcatcctcatcatcatctgaAGTCATATgcctcttctttctcttttctctcctcctctcctcctcctcaatTTCACTATCATCATCCCCACGGTTCGACCTCTTCTTGGATCTTCCCCTTCTCACAGAATCCTCCTCAgttgtcttcttcttcaccttttTCCCGAATCGAGCAGCAATGATCTTTTCTATCTCCGGATCCACATCGGAATCAGATGACTCGCTCTCCTCCgattcatcatcctcatcctcttcaGGCCCGCTCTCGGCACCATCCTTCTTAGAAGCTTTCTTAATCTTCTCAAACACAGCGTTGGCGGTCTGGATAGAAGCAGAGACATCCCCATCCTTCTCCTTGTCGTCCTTGACGCTGAGAAAGTTGCGGCACTGGAAGGTGAGATGCCCGACCCGCCCACACCTCTTGCAGGCGCCACGGGTCTCATTAGAGGAGGATCCGGTGATACGGGCGAGAGCGAGGAGGCCCTGGAAGCTAGCATAGGCGTTCTCAGCGTCTCCGGTGGCCGCCTGATCATCAGGACCCTTCGCGGCGTCCTTGTCCTTTGACGGCGCATAGGGATCGTATCCGATCGCGCTCTGCCAGATCCCATGCGTCTGCAGCGCCGCGCTACTGTGCACGCGGTTGTTCGCCGGCATGCGCACCCTCCCCGCCGTCGCCGGCATCTTCGCTGATGGAGATCGTCGACGAAGAGGAAACTAGGGTTTCAAATCAAGAAACGAAACTAAcgaagaagaagcaaagagataTAAAGGAGGAACTTTTGACATCGAACAACGCATTATATAGACCCAAATTTGTCTAAAATACCCAATTAGTCCCTgaattatatcaaaatatttaattagccCTTAAACGGAAAAAACATTTGGTCAGGGACTAACAATGAATCTCATAAGCTAAGGAAGCAACCCAAATGCGCTCGGGCTCGAACTCAATTGAATTAAACCAGGTAAAACAATAAGCCCATAAAGAGAATCACATGAAAAGCACGTGCGTAAAATCGACACAGCGAACTTTGAAAATACCgcaaaatagaaaatttaaataaataaaaaaaatagaaaactccACCAATTTCATTGAAATTCAAAAGCTAATCTTTTGAGGTTCTCTCAATCCCTTGTCGCTTTCATGGATTCCTACGAACTTCTTCGCTGAATCACTAGCTCGGCTCCGATCGCCGGCGAAATCCTTGCGGTGGAGATGGTCGGAAGTCCATGGATCCATGGCGCCGTTGCTTGGAAATCCCCATTGCTTGCCACTTCCGTGAATGGTCGAAATCTCGTTCCTTTGCTCCATTCCAAGCCATCGCGAGGGTTTGTTCGAGTGAAGGCGTGGTCGGGAACTCCCAATGAGAATTCATCATCGAATTCGGATGAGGGGAAGAACCCTCTCAGTGTCGTTCTCGATATTCCCCAGAAACTGTGGAAGCAGACTGTGCAACCGCTCGGCGATTTTGGGTTCGGGCGAAGGAGTGTTTGGGAGGGCGGTGTGGGGTTGTTCATGGTCTCTGGAATAGCGCTTTTTGCGCTGATGATTGTGTGGTTGAGGGGTACTACTTCAAGTCACAGTTCAGGAAGTACCAGGCGGTGTTTGAGTTCTCACAGGCGGCTGGGATTTGCTTGGGAACGCCGGTCAGGATAAGAGGAGTCACTGTTGGGAACGTAGTTCGTGTGAATTCATCCTTGAAAAGCATTGATGCTGTTGTTGAGGTGAATGACTTTCTCTAATTCTGTAAATGTTGGAGCTTTTTCTGGTTAGATTTCTTGGTTATGTATTTGCATGAATGAATCATGGCTGATAATAGACAACTTAGGTATGTATGTACTGATTCAAGTGGATGATTTCTTAAAGTACTGAACATTCTGATGCTTTTTCCATGATTCTATACTGAATATTCTGATGCTTTTTCCTTGCTTTTATAGATTTAgtaagatttaattatttaggaCAATATATTTGCATTCATTCTAGGCATGGCTTCCTATATCTTTTCGATATCATGCATTTTTTGTTCCAAATATTGTGCAAGATTCATTGCTTTCATTTCATGTCAATTTATAATAGTTTGCACATACTTTTTTCTTATCAATGTTGAACTACGGGTATTGTACCTCTAGTGGAGAATGTAGAAGTTTTAATTAGTGAATATGCGGCCACAATATGTTGAATTTCTTAT is a window encoding:
- the LOC120255505 gene encoding CAX-interacting protein 4, yielding MPATAGRVRMPANNRVHSSAALQTHGIWQSAIGYDPYAPSKDKDAAKGPDDQAATGDAENAYASFQGLLALARITGSSSNETRGACKRCGRVGHLTFQCRNFLSVKDDKEKDGDVSASIQTANAVFEKIKKASKKDGAESGPEEDEDDESEESESSDSDVDPEIEKIIAARFGKKVKKKTTEEDSVRRGRSKKRSNRGDDDSEIEEEERRREKRKKRHMTSDDDEDDRKRRHRKSRKDRKKRSHKKNEDSDESDEESDRRRRHRCKRRNRRRDASASESDSDDEPAGDRKRSHRSERRRGRRAASDSSYESDSSDKEDSRVRKEKGRIDKKSKDHRRV